AAATGTAATGCAATGTACTTCATCGTACTTTTCTTTTGCTTGAATAAGGCATGTTGTCGAATCTTGTCCACCACTAAAGACAACGACCGTTTTTTTCATCGGAATACTCCTGAAAATTGAATTTACATAAGGATTAGTACGCATAAAAGTACATATATTATGACAATTTATTACCGATTTATCATTAGATGATTACTCTTATAGTCAGGGGCAGGTTATCATTATTTTTGTAGGGGCATATTTTGAAGGAGTATCTATGTTAGATAAGATTGACCGTAAATTATTAGCGCTGTTACAGGAAGATTCAAGCCTCTCACTGAATACTTTGGCTGAGGCTGTTAACCTAACCTCAACACCTTGCTGGAAACGATTGAAACGACTTGAGGATGAAGGGTATATTCGTAAGCGAGTTGCTCTACTTGATAGCGAAAAAATTGGGCTAGGTCTAACAGTTATTGTTATGATTAGAACACAGCAACATAATAGCGAATGGTACGAACAGTTTGTTTCATTTGTTAAGCAAATGCCAGAAGTACTGACATTCTATCGAATGGCGGGTGAGTGTGATTATCTAATGCATGTTGAAGTGGTAGACATGAAAAGTTACGATCTGTTTTATAAGCGTATGGTTAATGGTGTACCAGGCCTTATTGACGTGACTTCTAACTTCGCAATGGAAAAAATTAAATACACAACGGCAATGCCGATACCTGAATAAGGTTCATCTTTACCAACTGGCACTTTTATTTTTTGTATAACCTTAGGATTTAAGGCGTGGCTCTATTTTCACAGCTCAGTTGGTATTTCCTCAGTGAATGGCGTCGTTATGTCGGTGCTATTTTCTTATTGATGGTTATCGCAGTATTACAGGTGATCCCGCCTAAAATTGTTGGGATCATTGTGGATGGTGTCGATAACCATAATCTGTCGTTTAGCCAAGTAATGAATTGGGTTGGCGTGATGGTGTTAATTGCTATTGCGGTTTATCTTTTGCGTTATTTTTGGCGTCTTTGGTTATTTGGGGCCTCTTATCAATTAGCTGTAAAGCTACGAATGCAGATTTATCAACAGCTTAATCAGCAATCTTCCTCTTTTTATCACCGCTATCGCACTGGTGATTTAATTGCACGTACCACGAATGACGTCGATAAAGTCGTTTTTGCTGCTGGCGAAGGTGTTTTAACTTTAGTCGATTCAATGGTGATGGGACTTGCTGTACTTGTGATGATGAGCATCCAGTTAAGCTGGGAACTCACTTTAATTTCACTGTTACCTATGCCATTAATGGCAATGTTGATTAAACGTTATGGTGATAAATTACATAGCCGTTTTAAAACCGCACAGGCACTTTTTTCTTCATTGAATAATCAAGCTCAAGAAAGCCTGAGCAGTATTCGCATGATCAAATCATTCGGGCTTGAACAACAGCATGCCACTCGTTTTGAGGATGTTGCAAAAGAAACGGGGCGACAAAATATGCGTGTCGCAAGAATTGATGCTTTGTTTGACCCCACCATTTTTATGGCGATCGGTTTTGCTAATTTATTCGCCGTTGCTGGCGGGAGCTATCTTGTACTCAATGACAAGATGACACTAGGTGAATTAACCAGTTTTGTTATGTATTTAGGGCAAATGATTTGGCCTATGTTGGCGCTGGCATGGATGTTTAATATTGTTGAACGTGGTAGTGCAGCTTATAGCAGAATTAATAGCTTATTGAATGAGAAACTCGATATGATTGATGGTGATTTATCACCAAAACAAGGCCGAGGTGTATTATCGGTTGATATCGAGCGCTTTCTGTATCCTGAACAAACGACTGAGGTGCTGAAAAATATTCATTTCATCTTATCCCCTGGTGATATGTTGGGAATTTGTGGAATGACAGGAAGTGGTAAAAGCACACTGCTTACTGTTATTCAACGACTTTATGATGTGACAGAAGGGGAGATTTGTTTTCAATCCATACCTATTTATCAATTAAAACTCGATGAATGGCGAGCACGTTTAGCCGTGGTTAATCAAACACCTTTTTTATTTTCAGATACCATTGCAGGAAATATTGCACTAGGACGTCCTAATGCAACCAAAGATGAAATTGAAGCAGTGGCAAAACTGGCGAATATTCATGACGATATTTTACGTTTACCTGAAGGGTATCAAACACAGGTAGGTGAAAAAGGCGTGATGCTATCCGGTGGGCAGAAGCAACGTATTTCTATTGCGCGAGCACTACTTTTAGATGCGGAAATCTTGTTATTAGATGATGCATTATCTGCCGTTGATGGGCAAACTGAATATCAAATTTTACAAAATTTGTCGCAATGGCGAAAAGATAGAACGTTGATTATCAGTGCACATCGTTTATCTGCTTTGGTCGGTGCCACTCATATCCTAGTGTTAAAACAAGGTGAAATAGTAGAACAAGGTACGCATCAACAACTAATATCAATACCTGGTTGGTATCAAGATATGTACCATTATCAGCAATTAGAGGCTGCGCTGGATGACGATGAATAAAAATAAATCCGTTAAAGCGCTATTCCCTGCATTAAAGCGCCTGTTAACTTATGGTAAAACTTATCGCAAACCTATGACATGGGGTGTCATTATGTTGTGGCTCGCGGCTGTTGCAGAAGTGGGTGGGCCATTAATTGTGGGTTATTTCATTGATGCGAAAGTGGCTACGAATAATGTTGAATTAGTCTCTTCATTAAGTTTGGCATTGGCATTTATTCTCTTACAAATAATTGCTGCTGCTCTTCACTATTATCAGGCGATTGTATTTAATTATGCCGCGGTCGGTGTTGTGCAACAATTACGCACTGACGTAATGAGTGCGGCGCTAAAACAACCTTTAAGTGCTTTTGATAATCAGCCAGTAGGTCAATTAATTTCTCGTGTAACAAATGATACTGAAACAATTAAAGATTTATTTGTTAACGTATTACCGACATTATTCCGCGCCATTGCGTTAGTGGTTGTTATGTTAATTGCTATGTTCTTATTAGAGTGGCAAATGGCATTAGTGGCGATGACTATCTTTCCTGCCGTTATTGGTGTGATGATGCTTTATCAGCGACTCAGTACACCGATAGTCCGTAATGTGCGCCATTTTCTTGCCAATATTAATGATGGTTTCCATGAAGTCATCAATGGGATGTCAGTGATCCAGCAATTTAGGCAACAAGCTCGATTTGGTAAAAGAATGTCTGATGATAGCTGGCAACATTACCAAGCTCGTATGAAGGCATTAAAAACTCGATGGTCTGTTATTACGTCCTTTGTTAAGTATGCTCTCTGCATTGGTTTTATGTGGCTTATTGATGCTATTTGGTTATCAAGGCAGTGCTGTTATTGGTGTTGGGGTCATTTATGCGTTTATTAGTTATTTAGGACGTTTAAATGAACCCTTAATCACACTGACATCTCAACAGTCTATTTTGCAACAAGCAGTTGTTTCAGGTGAGCGAGTGTTTGAATTAATGGATGCACCTTTGCAACATTACGGTTCATCATCACATATCATTACTCAAGGTCATATCGATGTTAATTCCCTATGGTTTGCCTATCGCGATGAACAATGGGTATTAAAAGATATCAATTTAGCCATTCCTGCACGCCATTTTGTGGCATTCGTTGGGCATACTGGAAGTGGTAAGAGTACGTTAGCAAGCCTGTTAATGGGAAATTACCTTTGGCAAAAAGGGAATATCTATTTAGATGGCCAACCTTTAGAGGATTACTCTCATTATGCGTTGCGTAGTGGTATTGCCATGGTGCAACAAGATCCGGTCTTATTGTCCGGTTCGTTACATGACAACATTACATTAGGGCGAGAATATGACGAGTCACGTCTATGGCAGGTGTTAGAAACAGTACAACTCGATCAATGGGTGAACGCATTACCTCAAGGATTACAAACAGAACTCGGTGAACAAGGTAGTCGATTATCAGCGGGGCAAAAACAGTTACTTGCATTAGCTCGTGTATTATTACTACCACCTCGCATTCTTATTCTTGATGAAGCAACAGCCAATATTGATTCAGGAAACAGAACAAGCCATACAGAAGGCATTAAAAGTCGTAAGAGAGAAAACAACCCTAATTGTTATTGCCCATCGGCTTTCTACGATTATTGAAGCTAATGAAATCGTGGTGCTTCATCGTGGTGCAATTGTAGAGCAGGGTGATCACGCGAAATTGCTCTCACAAAAAGGGCGATACTATAATATGTATCAATTACAGCAAGTCAGAGAGTCTTTACAAGAACAAGCTCCTGTTGAAGTAGAATAATTGACTTAAAATTAACATCTGATTTTTTAGAGGGCACATAAAAATTATGTGCCCTTTTTTATTTTCCCGACTATTTTGCTTTTATCAAAATAGTCGGCTTATTGTTGCACCAATACGGTGAATTTATTTATTTTATTTTTTGATGATTTAATTTTCTTTTTAAATATCAATGTATTAATAGTTGGCATATCTTTTGCTCTATAAACGTTGTTCTTTCTCACATCGACGAGGTTTATATGAAATATATCATTGCCATTATTAAGCCATTTAAATTAGAAGAGGTCAGAGAATTACTTTCTGAGTTAGGTATAAAAGGGATGACAATTAGTGAAGTAAAAGGATATGGACGGCAAAAAGGGCATGCTGAGCTTTATCGAGGAGCTGAATACGAAGTTAATTTTCTCCCTAAAGTAAAAATAGAACTCGCTGTCTGCGATGAACAACTAGAGCCTGTTATGCAAACGATCATGCAAGCGACAGACACCGGCAAAGTGGGAGATGGCAAAATTTTTGTTTTGGAATTATTGCAAGCTGTTCGTATTCGTACGGGTGAGTTTGGTGATGAAGCACTTTAAAGGAGAATTTTGATGAAAAGCTTACTTTCTTTATTATTAATGTTAGTGCTTACAAACTTTCCTTCATCAGCACTTGCCACTGAAGTCACTGTAATTGATAACGCGGACAATGGTTTTATGTTGATATGTACTGCGTTGGTCTTTTTTATGACTATTCCTGGCATTGCCTTGTTTTATGGCGGATTGCTGAGAAGTAAAAATGTACTTTCGTTGATAACACAAGTGATGATGATCTTTAGTGTTGTGGTCATTCTTTGGATAACGTTCGGTTATAGTTTGGCTTTTACTGCAGGTAATAAAATTTGGGGTGGGTGGTCACTTACTTTCTTGAATAATGTTTCTCTAGGATCTGTTTCTGGTTCAATTAATCAATATGTTCATATTGCCTTTCAAGGCTCTTTTGCTGTGATAACGATTGCATTGATTGTTGGAGCACTGGGTGAACGTGTCCGTTTTTCAGCATTGGTAATTTTTACGGTTATTTGGTTCACGTTTTCTTATATCCCGATTGCTCACATGGTATGGGGAGAAGGCGGCTGGTTAATTGATGATGGAGCACTCGATTTTGCCGGAGGAACAGTGGTTCATATCAATGCCGCTATTGCAGCCCTTGTTGGTGCTTACTTACTTGGAAAGCGTCGTGACTATCAACATACAGCACTTAAACCGCATAATTTACCGATGGTATTTACAGGAACGGCTGTACTTTACATTGGTTGGTTTGGCTTTAATGCCGGCTCTGCTGGTAGTGCAAATGCGATTGCGGCATTAGCATTTTTAAATACGGTAATCGCAACGGCAGGAGCTGTACTTTCTTGGACTTTATCTGAATGGTTAGTCAGAGGAAAACCATCGATGCTAGGCAGTTGCTCTGGTTGTATTGCTGGGCTGGTGGCGATTACGCCAGCAGCTGGTACTGTTGGTGTTATGGGGGCGTTATTTATTGGTGTAACAGGTGGAATTATCGGACTTTGGGGCGTTGTTATTTTAAAACGGTGGTTAAAAGTTGATGATGTTTGTGATGTCTTCGGTATTCATGGTACTTGTGGTATTGCGGGATGTTTGTTAACGGGGGTATTTACGGCTTCATTTTTAGGGGGAGTGGGCTATAGCGATGGCATGACATTAAGCAAGCAAGTTTTAATACAGTTAATGAGTGTCGTTATTACGGTGATTTGGTCAGGTGTTGTGGCTTATATTGGTTTTAAAATCGCAGATAAGCTGGTGGGATTACGTGTTTCTGAAGAAGAAGAGCATGATGGGTTAGATTTAACGTCTCATGGTGAAAGAGCTTATCAGCAGTAATTGTCTATTCCCCCTCTTTTGAGGGGGGAATATGCTGATTATTATTTTGTATGCTTAGGGCGTTTTTGGCGAATAACCCCTTCTTGAACGGATGAAGCAACTAACTGACCATTTGTATTAAAGAATTTCCCTCTAACAAATCCTCTTCCTCCTGATGCTGATGGGCTTTCAATCACATACAGTAACCAATCATCAATACGAAATGGACGATGAAACCACATGGAATGGTCAATTGTGGCCACTTGAAGGCTTGGATCCATAAATCCTAAACCATAAGGTTGAAGTGCCGTAGGTAAGAAGTCAAAATCAGAAACATAACCTAACATATATTGATGTAGAAATGGATCTGATGGCATGTCGCCACGACTACGATACCAAACATAGCGTTCTGCGGGGGCTTTAGAGTAGCCAAAAGGGTTAAAGTATTGCACTGGGCGTGCTTCAAAAGGCGTTTCTCGTAATGCTAAAGATTTAATGGGTTCTGGTAATTTAGGAGCCATTTTTTTCAAAATATCATCTTGAGAGATAAGCTCATTGGGAAACGGAACATCAGGCATTGTATCTTGATGTTCAAAGCCCTCTTCAAACTCTTGAAAAGAAACTGTCATATAAAAAATGGGCTTACCATGCTGAATCGCACTGACTCTACGAGTACTGAATGAACCACCATCACGAATAAACTCTACGTCATAAACAATGGGTTTATGGCTATCACCAGGACGTAAAAAATAGCTGTGAAAGGAATTGATATAGCGGTTATCTGCTATTGTTTGTTTTGCTGCGTACAGCGCTTGTCCTACAACTTGTCCACCAAAAACTTGAGGTAGCCCTAAATCTTCGCTTTGCCCTCTAAATAGGCCTTCTTCTATTTTTTCAAGTGCCATCAAGTTGATGAGATCTTTTAATGCCTGACTCATAGTGTACCTGTACCATTAGATCGGGTTATTTTTTATAAAGTGATTATATACAATCCTAAGAATATAAAAAAATAATCTCCTTTTTATCTTAGATCTCAACCTAATGTTTTATGAACATAGTTGATGAGATTATTATTTATTAGCTTATTGAATACGGTCTGATGGATTTATGAGAGGCAAAAAGAGTGTTAAAGGCTATTAAATAAGAGATAATCCTTGATTTGGGTAATTAATCATCACTTAGGCTTACTGTCCTTGCTATTTTGGCGAGATTAAAACATAATGCGTGTCGT
This genomic stretch from Proteus vulgaris harbors:
- the lrp_2 gene encoding AsnC-family transcriptional regulator, which produces MLDKIDRKLLALLQEDSSLSLNTLAEAVNLTSTPCWKRLKRLEDEGYIRKRVALLDSEKIGLGLTVIVMIRTQQHNSEWYEQFVSFVKQMPEVLTFYRMAGECDYLMHVEVVDMKSYDLFYKRMVNGVPGLIDVTSNFAMEKIKYTTAMPIPE
- the mdlA gene encoding putative multidrug transporter membrane\ATP-binding component, whose protein sequence is MALFSQLSWYFLSEWRRYVGAIFLLMVIAVLQVIPPKIVGIIVDGVDNHNLSFSQVMNWVGVMVLIAIAVYLLRYFWRLWLFGASYQLAVKLRMQIYQQLNQQSSSFYHRYRTGDLIARTTNDVDKVVFAAGEGVLTLVDSMVMGLAVLVMMSIQLSWELTLISLLPMPLMAMLIKRYGDKLHSRFKTAQALFSSLNNQAQESLSSIRMIKSFGLEQQHATRFEDVAKETGRQNMRVARIDALFDPTIFMAIGFANLFAVAGGSYLVLNDKMTLGELTSFVMYLGQMIWPMLALAWMFNIVERGSAAYSRINSLLNEKLDMIDGDLSPKQGRGVLSVDIERFLYPEQTTEVLKNIHFILSPGDMLGICGMTGSGKSTLLTVIQRLYDVTEGEICFQSIPIYQLKLDEWRARLAVVNQTPFLFSDTIAGNIALGRPNATKDEIEAVAKLANIHDDILRLPEGYQTQVGEKGVMLSGGQKQRISIARALLLDAEILLLDDALSAVDGQTEYQILQNLSQWRKDRTLIISAHRLSALVGATHILVLKQGEIVEQGTHQQLISIPGWYQDMYHYQQLEAALDDDE
- the mdlB_1 gene encoding putative multidrug transporter membrane\ATP-binding component: MTMNKNKSVKALFPALKRLLTYGKTYRKPMTWGVIMLWLAAVAEVGGPLIVGYFIDAKVATNNVELVSSLSLALAFILLQIIAAALHYYQAIVFNYAAVGVVQQLRTDVMSAALKQPLSAFDNQPVGQLISRVTNDTETIKDLFVNVLPTLFRAIALVVVMLIAMFLLEWQMALVAMTIFPAVIGVMMLYQRLSTPIVRNVRHFLANINDGFHEVINGMSVIQQFRQQARFGKRMSDDSWQHYQARMKALKTRWSVITSFVKYALCIGFMWLIDAIWLSRQCCYWCWGHLCVY
- the mdlB_2 gene encoding putative multidrug transporter membrane\ATP-binding component; protein product: MLFGYQGSAVIGVGVIYAFISYLGRLNEPLITLTSQQSILQQAVVSGERVFELMDAPLQHYGSSSHIITQGHIDVNSLWFAYRDEQWVLKDINLAIPARHFVAFVGHTGSGKSTLASLLMGNYLWQKGNIYLDGQPLEDYSHYALRSGIAMVQQDPVLLSGSLHDNITLGREYDESRLWQVLETVQLDQWVNALPQGLQTELGEQGSRLSAGQKQLLALARVLLLPPRILILDEATANIDSGNRTSHTEGIKSRKRENNPNCYCPSAFYDY
- the glnK gene encoding nitrogen regulatory protein P-II: MKYIIAIIKPFKLEEVRELLSELGIKGMTISEVKGYGRQKGHAELYRGAEYEVNFLPKVKIELAVCDEQLEPVMQTIMQATDTGKVGDGKIFVLELLQAVRIRTGEFGDEAL
- the amtB gene encoding ammonium transporter, giving the protein MKSLLSLLLMLVLTNFPSSALATEVTVIDNADNGFMLICTALVFFMTIPGIALFYGGLLRSKNVLSLITQVMMIFSVVVILWITFGYSLAFTAGNKIWGGWSLTFLNNVSLGSVSGSINQYVHIAFQGSFAVITIALIVGALGERVRFSALVIFTVIWFTFSYIPIAHMVWGEGGWLIDDGALDFAGGTVVHINAAIAALVGAYLLGKRRDYQHTALKPHNLPMVFTGTAVLYIGWFGFNAGSAGSANAIAALAFLNTVIATAGAVLSWTLSEWLVRGKPSMLGSCSGCIAGLVAITPAAGTVGVMGALFIGVTGGIIGLWGVVILKRWLKVDDVCDVFGIHGTCGIAGCLLTGVFTASFLGGVGYSDGMTLSKQVLIQLMSVVITVIWSGVVAYIGFKIADKLVGLRVSEEEEHDGLDLTSHGERAYQQ
- the tesB gene encoding acyl-CoA thioesterase → MSQALKDLINLMALEKIEEGLFRGQSEDLGLPQVFGGQVVGQALYAAKQTIADNRYINSFHSYFLRPGDSHKPIVYDVEFIRDGGSFSTRRVSAIQHGKPIFYMTVSFQEFEEGFEHQDTMPDVPFPNELISQDDILKKMAPKLPEPIKSLALRETPFEARPVQYFNPFGYSKAPAERYVWYRSRGDMPSDPFLHQYMLGYVSDFDFLPTALQPYGLGFMDPSLQVATIDHSMWFHRPFRIDDWLLYVIESPSASGGRGFVRGKFFNTNGQLVASSVQEGVIRQKRPKHTK